The Pungitius pungitius chromosome 10, fPunPun2.1, whole genome shotgun sequence genome has a window encoding:
- the LOC119228526 gene encoding putative ATP-dependent RNA helicase an3 isoform X1: MSHVVVDNPHGLEQQLSALDLNSADGQGGGTGRRYIPPHLRNRDAPKNAGNAYSAGRQYGYSVAPVNLYAPGWDGGRSNGFVNGYHDNRTNGGVGGRGPPRNDRGGLGAYRGNRGGGPFYQPLQNAGFGGEGGGGGGGGNWAGAPRDAAYNSFGGRNDRSKSTFFNDRGSSSRGRYERGGFSGGGNNRWGDESRDEDWSKPTAPNDRQEQELFAASNTGINFEKYDDIPVEATGSNCPPHIDSFHDVDMGEIIMGNINLTRYTCPTPVQKHAIPIIKSKRDLMACAQTGSGKTAAFLLPVLSQIYSDGPGEAAQAAKNNGQDSGRYGRRKQYPLSLVLAPTRELALQIYDEARKFAYRSRLRPCVVYGGADIGQQIRELERGCHLLVATPGRLVDMMERGKIGLDYCNYLILDEADRMLDMGFEPQIRRIVEQDTMPPKGVRQTMMFSATFPKEIQILARDFLEDYIFLAVGRVGSTSENITQKVVWVEDGDKRSFLLDLLNATVIPSDVQENVTEAPEKPGKESLTLVFVETKKGADALEDFLYHEGYACTSIHGDRSQRDREEALHQFRSGRCPILVATAVAARGLDISNVKHVINFDLPSDIEEYVHRIGRTGRVGNLGLATSFFNDKNSNITKDLLDILVEAKQEVPSWLESLAYEHQHKSTTRGRSGKRFSGGFGARDYRQTPGGGPGNFTSSRGSGRSAGGHGGSRGFGGGSGGGGGGGGGFGGNFYSNDGYGGNYSHSGSVDWWGN, translated from the exons ctttctGCCCTAGACTTAAACTCTGCTGACGGACAAGGCGGAGGAACCGGCA GGCGTTACATTCCACCTCACTTGAGGAACAGAGATGCACCTAAAAACG CAGGAAATGCTTATTCCGCTGGTAGACAGTACGGTTATTCAGTGGCCCCGGTAAATCTCT ATGCTCCTGGCTGGGACGGTGGACGAAgcaatggatttgtgaatgGTTACCACGACAATCGCACAAATGGGGGCGTTGGCGGGCGGGGACCCCCTCGCAATGATAGAGGTGGGCTTGGCGCCTACCGTGGTAACAGGGGTGGAGGCCCGTTTTATCAACCGTTGCAAAATGCAG GGTTTGGCGgtgaaggcggcggcggcggcggaggcggcaaCTGGGCAGGAGCCCCAAGGGATGCTGCCTACAACAGCTTTGGTGGGCGTAACGATAGGTCAAAGTCTACCTTCTTCAATGACCGTGGCTCCAGCTCAAGGGGAAG ATATGAGCGTGGGGGCTTCTCTGGTGGAGGAAACAACCGGTGGGGAGACGAATCCAGAGATGAGGATTGGTCCAAGCCCACTGCTCCCAACGATCGCCAGGAACa AGAGCTGTTTGCTGCAAGCAACACTGGGATAAACTTTGAGAAATATGATGATATTCCAGTGGAGGCCACTGGAAGCAACTGCCCACCCCACATTGACAGC TTCCACGATGTGGACATGGGGGAGATCATCATGGGCAACATCAACCTGACTCGCTACACGTGTCCCACCCCGGTTCAGAAGCACGCCATCCCCATCATCAAGTCCAAGAGAGATCTCATGGCTTGTGCCCAGACTG GCTCCGGAAAGACGGCTGCTTTCCTTCTGCCCGTGCTGAGTCAAATTTACAGCGACGGGCCAGGAGAAGCTGCGCAGGCCGCCAAGAACAATGGACAG GACAGTGGAAGGTATGGCCGCCGCAAGCAGTACCCGCTCTCCCTGGTTCTGGCTCCCACCAGAGAGCTGGCCCTCCAGATCTACGACGAAGCGAGAAAG TTTGCCTATCGCTCCCGCCTGCGTCCCTGCGTGGTGTACGGCGGTGCAGACATTGGCCAGCAGATCAGGGAGCTGGAAAGAGGCTGTCACCTGCTGGTGGCCACACCTGGACGCCTGGTTGATATGATGGAGAGGGGCAAGATCGGTCTGGACTATTGCAA CTACTTGATCCTGGATGAGGCTGACCGCATGTTGGACATGGGTTTTGAGCCACAGATCAGACGCATTGTGGAGCAGGATACGATGCCCCCTAAAGGCGTCCGCCAGACCATGATGTTCAGTGCCACCTTCCCCAAGGAGATCCAG ATCCTCGCTCGTGACTTCCTGGAGGACTACATCTTCCTGGCGGTGGGCCGTGTTGGTTCTACTTCAGAAAACATCACCCAAAAGGTGGTGTGGGTCGAAGATGGAGACAAGAGGTCCTTCCTCCTTGATCTGCTCAATGCCACAG TTATTCCCAGTGATGTTCAGGAAAATGTGACAGAGGCACCAGAGAAACCCG GCAAAGAATCGCTTACCTTGGTGTTTGTGGAAACCAAGAAAGGCGCAGATGCCCTGGAAGACTTCCTCTACCACGAGGGCTacgcctgcaccagcatccACGGAGATCGATCCCAGAGAGACCGAGAGGAAGCTCTGCATCAGTTCCGGTCTGGACGCTGCCCCATCTTGGTGGCCACAGCT GTGGCTGCCAGAGGGCTGGACATCAGCAATGTGAAGCACGTCATCAACTTTGACTTGCCCAGTGACATTGAGGAATACGTTCACCGTATTGGCCGTACGGGACGTGTGGGCAACCTGG GTCTGGCCACGTCGTTCTTTAAcgacaaaaacagcaacataaCCAAAGATCTGCTGGACATTTTGGTGGAGGCCAAGCAGGAGGTTCCCTCCTGGCTTGAGAGCCTGGCCTATGAGCACCAGCACAAGAGCACGACCCGCGGACGCTCCGGGAAGAG GTTCTCCGGTGGTTTCGGGGCGAGAGATTACCGCCAGACGCCCGGCGGCGGCCCTGGGAACTTCACCAGCAGCCGCGGCAGCGGGCGCAGCGCTGGGGGCCACGGGGGGAGCCGGGGCTTCGGCGGCGGtagcggcggcggaggaggaggaggag GTGGCTTTGGCGGCAACTTCTACAGCAATGACGGCTACGGAGGAAATTACAGCCACTCTGGTAGTGTGGATTGGTGGGGCAACTAG
- the LOC119228526 gene encoding ATP-dependent RNA helicase DDX3X isoform X7 encodes MSHVVVDNPHGLEQQLSALDLNSADGQGGGTGRRYIPPHLRNRDAPKNGFGGEGGGGGGGGNWAGAPRDAAYNSFGGRNDRSKSTFFNDRGSSSRGRYERGGFSGGGNNRWGDESRDEDWSKPTAPNDRQEQELFAASNTGINFEKYDDIPVEATGSNCPPHIDSFHDVDMGEIIMGNINLTRYTCPTPVQKHAIPIIKSKRDLMACAQTGSGKTAAFLLPVLSQIYSDGPGEAAQAAKNNGQDSGRYGRRKQYPLSLVLAPTRELALQIYDEARKFAYRSRLRPCVVYGGADIGQQIRELERGCHLLVATPGRLVDMMERGKIGLDYCNYLILDEADRMLDMGFEPQIRRIVEQDTMPPKGVRQTMMFSATFPKEIQILARDFLEDYIFLAVGRVGSTSENITQKVVWVEDGDKRSFLLDLLNATVIPSDVQENVTEAPEKPGKESLTLVFVETKKGADALEDFLYHEGYACTSIHGDRSQRDREEALHQFRSGRCPILVATAVAARGLDISNVKHVINFDLPSDIEEYVHRIGRTGRVGNLGLATSFFNDKNSNITKDLLDILVEAKQEVPSWLESLAYEHQHKSTTRGRSGKRFSGGFGARDYRQTPGGGPGNFTSSRGSGRSAGGHGGSRGFGGGSGGGGGGGGGFGGNFYSNDGYGGNYSHSGSVDWWGN; translated from the exons ctttctGCCCTAGACTTAAACTCTGCTGACGGACAAGGCGGAGGAACCGGCA GGCGTTACATTCCACCTCACTTGAGGAACAGAGATGCACCTAAAAACG GGTTTGGCGgtgaaggcggcggcggcggcggaggcggcaaCTGGGCAGGAGCCCCAAGGGATGCTGCCTACAACAGCTTTGGTGGGCGTAACGATAGGTCAAAGTCTACCTTCTTCAATGACCGTGGCTCCAGCTCAAGGGGAAG ATATGAGCGTGGGGGCTTCTCTGGTGGAGGAAACAACCGGTGGGGAGACGAATCCAGAGATGAGGATTGGTCCAAGCCCACTGCTCCCAACGATCGCCAGGAACa AGAGCTGTTTGCTGCAAGCAACACTGGGATAAACTTTGAGAAATATGATGATATTCCAGTGGAGGCCACTGGAAGCAACTGCCCACCCCACATTGACAGC TTCCACGATGTGGACATGGGGGAGATCATCATGGGCAACATCAACCTGACTCGCTACACGTGTCCCACCCCGGTTCAGAAGCACGCCATCCCCATCATCAAGTCCAAGAGAGATCTCATGGCTTGTGCCCAGACTG GCTCCGGAAAGACGGCTGCTTTCCTTCTGCCCGTGCTGAGTCAAATTTACAGCGACGGGCCAGGAGAAGCTGCGCAGGCCGCCAAGAACAATGGACAG GACAGTGGAAGGTATGGCCGCCGCAAGCAGTACCCGCTCTCCCTGGTTCTGGCTCCCACCAGAGAGCTGGCCCTCCAGATCTACGACGAAGCGAGAAAG TTTGCCTATCGCTCCCGCCTGCGTCCCTGCGTGGTGTACGGCGGTGCAGACATTGGCCAGCAGATCAGGGAGCTGGAAAGAGGCTGTCACCTGCTGGTGGCCACACCTGGACGCCTGGTTGATATGATGGAGAGGGGCAAGATCGGTCTGGACTATTGCAA CTACTTGATCCTGGATGAGGCTGACCGCATGTTGGACATGGGTTTTGAGCCACAGATCAGACGCATTGTGGAGCAGGATACGATGCCCCCTAAAGGCGTCCGCCAGACCATGATGTTCAGTGCCACCTTCCCCAAGGAGATCCAG ATCCTCGCTCGTGACTTCCTGGAGGACTACATCTTCCTGGCGGTGGGCCGTGTTGGTTCTACTTCAGAAAACATCACCCAAAAGGTGGTGTGGGTCGAAGATGGAGACAAGAGGTCCTTCCTCCTTGATCTGCTCAATGCCACAG TTATTCCCAGTGATGTTCAGGAAAATGTGACAGAGGCACCAGAGAAACCCG GCAAAGAATCGCTTACCTTGGTGTTTGTGGAAACCAAGAAAGGCGCAGATGCCCTGGAAGACTTCCTCTACCACGAGGGCTacgcctgcaccagcatccACGGAGATCGATCCCAGAGAGACCGAGAGGAAGCTCTGCATCAGTTCCGGTCTGGACGCTGCCCCATCTTGGTGGCCACAGCT GTGGCTGCCAGAGGGCTGGACATCAGCAATGTGAAGCACGTCATCAACTTTGACTTGCCCAGTGACATTGAGGAATACGTTCACCGTATTGGCCGTACGGGACGTGTGGGCAACCTGG GTCTGGCCACGTCGTTCTTTAAcgacaaaaacagcaacataaCCAAAGATCTGCTGGACATTTTGGTGGAGGCCAAGCAGGAGGTTCCCTCCTGGCTTGAGAGCCTGGCCTATGAGCACCAGCACAAGAGCACGACCCGCGGACGCTCCGGGAAGAG GTTCTCCGGTGGTTTCGGGGCGAGAGATTACCGCCAGACGCCCGGCGGCGGCCCTGGGAACTTCACCAGCAGCCGCGGCAGCGGGCGCAGCGCTGGGGGCCACGGGGGGAGCCGGGGCTTCGGCGGCGGtagcggcggcggaggaggaggaggag GTGGCTTTGGCGGCAACTTCTACAGCAATGACGGCTACGGAGGAAATTACAGCCACTCTGGTAGTGTGGATTGGTGGGGCAACTAG